From one Oxobacter pfennigii genomic stretch:
- a CDS encoding V-type ATP synthase subunit I produces the protein MAVEKMEMVSAIGRIHDIKIVAEEMVKCGCIHVVDAMEDIKLHAGEEYKHVEEIIKRFEGEKGQQKIRDMLYRTMDALDMDTTDIKSHKIGDIDIEKIKDKLTSVFKEALKLRNMLDKSQADLVRIKEFKSKAQNIKGLNFTLSELRKLKFFSFKIGRLSRHYYVKLKENVENIPSIVYRISSNKNYVTIICFTPPSSINESEVIFKSLGFEEIAIPEIIKDTPDNAVVKFDKLIKERIKKIERIKKDIEALREENKDFLFTGLNVMDKYQKSLMLTDNAVNTEQVFCLSGWIPRSCKEVFLERIKPVEDKFVMSFREDNKVKMGKPPTVLSNNILVRPFEYIVTMYGTPEYREVDPTPFVAVSYMIMFGAMFGDVGQGFLLFLGGLYLAVFKKSKDFGGILERIGISSCIFGLLYGSVFGNEEVIKPILFYPMENINTMLLGSVILGIVLSFISYAANFINCARAKDIEEGIFGREGFVSLMFLSIILLSAYSFFQYGKYLLPLGATSAILFIFLLLIIMKEPIARLIERKRPLYEGNKGDYYVESIFGVIETLLGMLSKTISFVRIGAFALNHAGLFVAFKTVADMTRNGTAGFFVLVLGNIIIICLEGLVVFIQGLRLEYYELFSRFYKGDGVEYRPVSLKYKEDTL, from the coding sequence GTGGCTGTTGAGAAAATGGAGATGGTAAGCGCCATAGGGCGTATCCATGATATAAAAATTGTTGCGGAGGAAATGGTTAAGTGCGGATGCATACATGTTGTAGATGCCATGGAAGATATAAAGCTCCATGCCGGTGAAGAGTACAAACATGTGGAGGAAATCATAAAAAGATTTGAAGGTGAAAAGGGGCAGCAGAAAATACGGGATATGCTTTACCGAACCATGGATGCCCTTGATATGGATACAACCGATATCAAAAGCCATAAAATCGGTGATATTGATATAGAGAAAATTAAGGATAAACTGACTTCCGTTTTCAAAGAGGCTTTGAAGTTAAGAAACATGCTGGACAAAAGCCAGGCCGATCTTGTGCGGATCAAAGAATTTAAATCAAAGGCTCAGAATATCAAAGGCCTTAATTTTACATTATCTGAACTGAGAAAGCTGAAATTTTTCAGTTTTAAAATAGGAAGGCTGAGCCGCCATTATTATGTAAAGCTTAAGGAAAATGTAGAGAACATTCCTTCGATTGTATACAGAATAAGTTCCAATAAAAATTACGTAACAATCATATGCTTTACTCCCCCTTCTTCAATAAATGAATCTGAAGTTATATTTAAATCCTTAGGCTTTGAAGAAATAGCCATACCTGAAATTATAAAGGATACACCGGATAATGCAGTTGTAAAGTTTGATAAGCTAATAAAAGAGAGAATCAAAAAAATAGAAAGGATTAAAAAGGATATAGAAGCATTGAGGGAAGAAAACAAGGACTTTCTTTTTACAGGGTTAAACGTTATGGATAAGTATCAAAAATCCCTGATGTTAACTGATAATGCTGTGAATACAGAACAGGTATTTTGCCTTTCGGGATGGATACCACGAAGCTGCAAAGAGGTTTTTTTAGAAAGAATAAAGCCTGTGGAAGATAAATTTGTCATGTCCTTCAGGGAGGATAATAAGGTAAAGATGGGGAAGCCGCCTACGGTTTTAAGCAACAATATATTAGTAAGGCCTTTTGAGTATATCGTAACCATGTATGGGACCCCCGAATACAGAGAAGTAGATCCTACACCATTTGTGGCTGTGAGTTACATGATAATGTTTGGTGCCATGTTCGGGGATGTAGGGCAGGGGTTTTTACTTTTCTTAGGCGGTTTATACCTTGCCGTTTTCAAAAAGTCAAAGGATTTTGGAGGCATATTGGAAAGAATTGGCATAAGCTCCTGCATATTTGGCCTTTTATACGGAAGTGTCTTTGGGAATGAAGAAGTGATTAAACCCATTCTATTTTATCCAATGGAAAACATCAATACAATGCTTTTAGGGAGCGTTATATTGGGAATAGTATTATCCTTTATAAGCTATGCAGCAAATTTTATTAACTGTGCCAGGGCTAAGGACATTGAAGAAGGTATATTCGGCAGGGAAGGCTTTGTGTCCTTGATGTTTTTAAGTATCATACTTCTATCAGCCTATAGCTTTTTTCAATACGGTAAATATTTATTGCCGCTGGGTGCAACAAGTGCAATTTTATTTATATTTTTGCTTCTTATTATAATGAAAGAGCCTATTGCAAGGCTTATAGAAAGAAAAAGGCCGCTGTACGAAGGAAACAAAGGAGACTATTATGTTGAGAGCATATTTGGCGTTATTGAGACTTTGCTTGGAATGCTGAGCAAAACCATATCCTTTGTAAGGATAGGAGCCTTTGCTTTAAATCATGCAGGTTTGTTTGTGGCATTTAAGACGGTGGCGGATATGACAAGGAACGGCACGGCAGGTTTTTTCGTCCTGGTGCTGGGGAATATCATAATAATATGCCTTGAAGGGCTGGTAGTATTTATACAGGGTTTGAGGCTTGAATACTATGAACTTTTCAGCAGGTTTTACAAGGGTGACGGTGTTGAATATCGCCCGGTTAGCTTAAAGTATAAAGAAGATACACTATGA
- a CDS encoding HAMP domain-containing sensor histidine kinase: MPVRGLKAKMFSVYIILILLLFGISIYFIIALFNLGRSINSLMEANYKSIIAARNMVETLDEGHMTVYSYIIDSSSKTLERFENSYENFTASYLKAATNITEAGESEIVKEIDLSLKEYYNSVRQLQDFRMGHSIPETMEFYNGSVGQHFIETKNYCKQLLEINEEAMFAGKSKASENADRSIWVSAMISIIMVILGLALLFYLLSRIFIPIQQLTDSVKLIKEGSLPHKIKINGDDEIGKLASEFNNMTDRLRHFEELNFEKLVSEKNKSLAIVNSISDPIIVTDNDYKIILINPECESVFSISQNDAAGRHLLEVINNKAIFNSVYETLKGVPKNNRSHQDVILLEIRGKVIYYDITVAPILGKDNKINGAVAILQDITHLKEVERLKSDFVSTVSHEFRTPLTSISMGAGMLLDGTAGKISENQREIISVIQEEEQRLAKLVSDLLDLSRIESGKMTVNIKPSSIEDIIKPTIKSLSEQAGSKNIYLEYYIDEKLPMAKADPDKIKVVLTNLIGNAIKFTPQGGKIEVFTHCMNNRMYISVKDNGTGIPREFHDRIFQEFFQGRQGAESGAGTGLGLAIARKIVEIHGGDIWVDSEAGKGSTFTFTLKTV, from the coding sequence ATGCCAGTCCGCGGCTTAAAAGCCAAGATGTTCAGTGTATATATAATACTTATATTACTGCTTTTCGGAATAAGTATATATTTTATTATAGCTCTTTTTAATCTTGGCAGAAGTATAAACAGTTTAATGGAGGCAAACTATAAAAGCATAATTGCAGCCAGGAATATGGTCGAAACTCTGGATGAAGGACATATGACAGTATATTCTTATATAATTGATAGCTCATCTAAAACTTTAGAAAGATTTGAAAATAGCTATGAAAACTTCACCGCATCATATCTTAAGGCAGCCACAAACATTACTGAAGCAGGAGAAAGTGAAATAGTAAAGGAAATTGACTTATCCTTAAAGGAATACTATAACTCCGTACGGCAGCTTCAGGATTTTAGAATGGGGCACAGTATACCGGAGACCATGGAGTTTTATAACGGGTCTGTGGGACAGCATTTTATTGAGACAAAAAATTATTGTAAACAGCTTTTAGAGATTAATGAAGAGGCTATGTTTGCAGGTAAAAGCAAGGCAAGTGAGAATGCTGACCGCTCCATATGGGTAAGTGCCATGATTTCCATTATTATGGTTATCTTAGGCCTTGCATTGTTGTTTTATTTGCTGTCCAGAATATTTATTCCTATACAGCAGTTAACGGATTCAGTCAAACTAATTAAAGAGGGCAGCCTTCCTCATAAAATAAAAATAAATGGCGATGATGAAATAGGGAAGCTCGCATCGGAATTTAACAACATGACTGACAGGCTCCGGCACTTTGAGGAGCTGAATTTTGAAAAACTGGTCAGCGAAAAGAACAAGTCACTGGCTATTGTAAACAGTATTTCCGATCCTATAATTGTTACGGATAATGATTATAAAATAATACTTATAAACCCTGAATGTGAATCGGTATTCTCAATAAGCCAAAACGATGCAGCGGGAAGGCATCTGCTTGAAGTAATCAACAATAAAGCTATTTTCAACTCTGTTTACGAAACCTTAAAAGGTGTCCCTAAAAATAATAGAAGTCATCAGGACGTTATTTTATTAGAGATACGTGGGAAGGTTATATATTATGATATAACAGTAGCTCCCATACTCGGTAAAGACAACAAGATAAATGGTGCAGTTGCTATACTTCAGGATATAACTCATCTTAAAGAGGTAGAAAGGTTAAAGTCTGATTTTGTTTCTACTGTGTCCCATGAGTTCAGGACCCCATTGACATCAATAAGCATGGGTGCGGGTATGCTGCTTGATGGTACTGCAGGAAAGATAAGCGAAAATCAGAGGGAAATCATCTCTGTTATACAAGAAGAAGAGCAGAGGCTTGCCAAACTGGTAAGTGATTTGCTTGATCTATCCAGGATCGAATCGGGGAAAATGACTGTAAATATAAAGCCCTCTTCTATTGAAGATATTATCAAACCGACGATAAAATCGTTATCGGAGCAGGCCGGTTCTAAGAATATTTATTTAGAATATTATATAGATGAAAAACTCCCCATGGCCAAGGCCGACCCCGATAAAATAAAAGTGGTATTGACAAATTTAATAGGCAATGCTATAAAATTTACGCCTCAAGGAGGGAAAATAGAGGTATTTACCCATTGCATGAACAATCGGATGTATATTTCTGTTAAAGATAATGGAACAGGAATACCAAGGGAATTTCATGACAGGATATTTCAGGAATTTTTCCAGGGAAGGCAGGGGGCGGAAAGCGGTGCCGGTACAGGTCTTGGCCTTGCTATTGCCAGGAAAATTGTTGAAATTCACGGCGGCGATATATGGGTAGATAGTGAAGCGGGGAAGGGCAGCACATTTACATTTACATTAAAAACAGTTTGA
- a CDS encoding V-type ATPase subunit produces MNKFIHYEAVNTKIRALESRFLKEEDFNNLLNKKGINEIAAYLKNETHYKSVLHDIDENKIHRGELEILIRKDHVKQIGKLIFYFNNNYKKFFRYVFLKREIEDLKKVLRSIKNGKISSLNRESFAHLGQFSGIRVDSLLSSKTIDDFILSLKGTEYYSYLLPLEEEKGEKNIFLGEMVLDLAYFDIFYKTLESLNKNDKKIIDELQGTSVDLLNIQWIYRGINYYNMPRELLFNYTIPHGHILSVRDIKELCYCTGLKEFEDKILNTKYNFLFDNENTKNMFMERRSLRYQYYIVKKLKKRHRMDILEAIAFDVLLEFEIRDIITVIESIRYDMPLDEAKKFLVRKL; encoded by the coding sequence GTGAATAAATTTATTCATTACGAGGCGGTAAATACAAAAATAAGGGCTTTAGAGAGCAGATTTTTAAAGGAAGAGGATTTTAATAACCTTCTTAATAAAAAAGGCATAAATGAGATAGCTGCTTATCTTAAAAATGAAACTCATTATAAGTCTGTTCTTCATGATATTGACGAAAATAAAATACACAGAGGAGAACTGGAGATATTAATAAGAAAGGACCATGTAAAGCAAATAGGAAAACTCATCTTTTATTTTAATAACAATTATAAAAAATTCTTCAGGTATGTCTTTTTGAAAAGGGAGATAGAAGATTTAAAAAAAGTATTGAGAAGCATTAAAAACGGCAAGATATCCTCTTTAAACAGAGAATCCTTTGCCCATTTAGGGCAGTTTTCCGGTATAAGGGTAGATTCTCTTCTCTCTTCAAAAACAATAGATGATTTTATCCTAAGTTTAAAAGGCACCGAATATTACAGTTATCTTTTGCCTTTAGAGGAGGAAAAGGGAGAAAAGAATATCTTTTTAGGTGAAATGGTACTGGATTTGGCTTACTTTGATATATTCTATAAAACTCTTGAAAGCCTTAATAAAAACGATAAAAAAATAATTGACGAGCTTCAGGGTACCAGTGTGGATCTGCTCAATATACAGTGGATATACAGGGGCATAAATTACTATAACATGCCAAGAGAGCTTTTGTTTAATTATACGATACCCCATGGACATATTTTGAGCGTGAGGGATATTAAAGAACTTTGCTATTGTACCGGCTTAAAGGAATTTGAGGATAAAATTCTCAATACAAAATACAATTTTCTCTTTGATAATGAGAATACTAAGAATATGTTTATGGAAAGAAGGAGCTTAAGGTATCAGTATTACATAGTAAAAAAGCTTAAAAAAAGACACAGGATGGATATACTTGAGGCCATTGCCTTTGATGTGCTCCTGGAGTTTGAAATAAGGGACATCATAACCGTTATTGAAAGCATAAGGTATGACATGCCTCTTGATGAAGCTAAAAAATTCCTGGTTAGAAAACTGTAG
- a CDS encoding response regulator, translating into MGKRVLIVDDIKNIRKLLSTCLEVEGYEVITAVDGQQAIEMIERENIDLIFLDIKMPEISGTEVLKKIRAMNKNMPVIIMTAFATVKNAVECTKLGAVAYLQKPFSADKVRTMLDEMQNGGDRDCCDIEDYIKKVKNLISRDDYEEGFRLLKKALSIDPSRSEIYYLLGKVYENRGDNDKALKFFNTARQFDNGK; encoded by the coding sequence ATGGGTAAGAGGGTTTTGATAGTAGATGATATAAAGAATATAAGAAAGTTGTTGTCCACATGTCTTGAAGTTGAAGGATATGAAGTTATAACTGCAGTAGATGGGCAGCAGGCAATAGAAATGATTGAAAGAGAAAATATTGATTTGATATTTTTAGATATAAAGATGCCTGAGATAAGCGGAACCGAGGTTTTGAAGAAAATAAGAGCAATGAATAAGAATATGCCTGTAATAATAATGACTGCCTTCGCAACTGTAAAAAACGCAGTGGAATGTACGAAACTGGGGGCGGTGGCATATCTTCAAAAGCCCTTCAGCGCCGATAAGGTCAGGACGATGCTGGATGAAATGCAAAATGGCGGGGATAGGGATTGCTGCGATATTGAAGATTACATTAAGAAAGTAAAAAATTTAATTTCAAGGGATGATTATGAAGAAGGGTTCAGGCTTTTAAAAAAGGCATTATCCATTGACCCTTCAAGAAGCGAAATATACTACCTTTTAGGGAAAGTATACGAGAACAGAGGAGATAATGATAAAGCATTGAAGTTTTTTAATACTGCCAGACAATTTGATAATGGCAAATAA
- a CDS encoding potassium channel family protein, translating to MYIVIVGGGKVGYHLAKTLCTTKHRIIMIEDNKELCMKIVNDLNPLGISVINGDGTDINFLIDADIERADALIAVTGRDQDNLIACQLAKQRFGIKKTIARVNNPKNINIFEQFGVDSAVSSTRHIADIIEREVDISGIRTLITVKNSKISINEIKIPSDFHAVDRQLKDLHLPENSILISVIREEKVIIPNGFTEIKPGDLVIAISKNGNMKELEDYLLSSK from the coding sequence ATGTATATAGTCATTGTAGGAGGAGGTAAGGTGGGGTATCATCTTGCTAAAACCTTATGCACCACCAAACACAGGATAATAATGATTGAAGACAATAAAGAGTTATGCATGAAAATAGTAAATGACTTAAATCCGCTTGGGATCTCAGTTATTAACGGCGACGGTACCGATATAAACTTTCTTATAGATGCAGATATAGAAAGGGCAGACGCATTAATCGCTGTGACCGGGCGGGACCAGGATAATCTTATAGCCTGCCAGCTGGCTAAACAGAGGTTCGGTATCAAAAAGACCATTGCAAGGGTGAACAACCCTAAAAACATAAATATTTTTGAGCAGTTTGGAGTGGACTCTGCAGTCAGCAGTACCAGGCATATCGCGGATATCATAGAAAGGGAAGTGGATATTTCCGGAATAAGGACTTTAATTACTGTAAAGAACAGTAAGATATCAATAAATGAAATTAAGATACCTTCTGACTTTCATGCCGTTGACAGGCAGTTAAAAGACTTGCATCTTCCTGAAAACAGTATACTAATTTCTGTAATAAGGGAAGAAAAGGTCATTATACCTAATGGGTTTACAGAAATAAAGCCAGGTGATCTTGTAATAGCTATTTCTAAAAACGGAAATATGAAGGAGCTTGAAGATTATCTTTTAAGCAGTAAATGA
- a CDS encoding response regulator translates to MNNSLLVIDDEKNIRIMLAKCLESEGYKVDWTEDGIKGLELFGANKYDVVLLDMKMPGLSGIEVLKKLKEIDKDISVIMMTAYGTIESAVEAMKLGAVDYIKKPFAPDIIRSEVKIVLDRINLNPADTKDFLSSLQYAKKCMVSKDYINGKKYLMKSLSFDTNSPEVYNLLGVLEEYNNELHDAQKYYRMALCIDYTYEPANKNLQRTAQFIYTSEGIELGYKNNPITDDPDNANK, encoded by the coding sequence ATGAATAATAGCCTACTGGTTATTGATGATGAAAAAAATATAAGAATTATGCTTGCAAAATGCCTGGAATCGGAAGGATATAAGGTAGATTGGACAGAAGACGGCATCAAAGGGCTGGAATTATTTGGTGCAAATAAATATGATGTAGTTCTGCTTGACATGAAGATGCCGGGGTTAAGCGGTATTGAAGTATTGAAAAAACTAAAGGAAATAGATAAGGACATATCTGTTATAATGATGACGGCTTACGGTACCATTGAGTCTGCCGTAGAAGCAATGAAACTCGGTGCTGTCGATTATATTAAAAAACCCTTTGCACCCGATATCATAAGATCTGAAGTCAAGATTGTACTTGACAGAATAAACCTGAACCCTGCTGATACGAAAGATTTCCTCTCCAGCCTTCAGTATGCTAAAAAATGTATGGTATCCAAAGACTATATAAATGGGAAAAAATATCTTATGAAGTCACTATCCTTTGATACAAACAGCCCTGAAGTATATAACCTTTTAGGCGTGCTGGAAGAATACAATAACGAACTTCATGATGCACAGAAATACTACCGTATGGCCCTTTGTATCGACTACACCTATGAACCTGCAAACAAAAATCTTCAAAGGACAGCACAGTTTATATATACTTCAGAAGGTATAGAACTAGGCTATAAAAATAACCCTATTACCGATGATCCAGATAACGCTAACAAATAG
- a CDS encoding response regulator: MPKKILIVEDSRNITVITKMYLENHGFEVTTVSDGVSAIDTVFNSHPDLVLLDVLIPRMNGYLVAEALKLDTATKHIPVIVMSAKAQSDDIKKALELGVEDYLIKPFTPEELLDKIRHSLVEG, from the coding sequence ATGCCTAAAAAAATACTCATCGTAGAAGATTCGAGAAATATAACCGTGATAACAAAAATGTACCTTGAAAATCACGGATTTGAAGTTACAACGGTAAGTGATGGCGTAAGTGCAATAGATACTGTATTTAATTCCCATCCGGACCTGGTCCTTCTCGATGTACTTATACCAAGGATGAACGGTTACCTTGTGGCTGAAGCATTAAAGCTTGATACGGCTACAAAGCATATACCCGTAATTGTGATGAGTGCCAAGGCCCAGTCGGATGACATAAAAAAAGCTCTAGAGCTTGGTGTGGAGGATTATTTAATAAAACCTTTCACACCTGAAGAATTATTGGATAAGATCAGACATTCTCTTGTGGAGGGATAA
- a CDS encoding TrkH family potassium uptake protein, which produces MTRNKLIDFEIIGYFVGKITLGIGLIQVVPLVTALAYGEWDIFLNFVIGSSSSLICGNVLVMLCKSAKGKKLGWGHGMAVAALSWLLGMMLCAIPYYLCGNYLSFLDACFDVMSGFTTTGLVLIQDLDHVSNGVNMWRHILTYVGGQGMVVLALTFLVNGTNGAYKMYVGEAKDEQILPNVISTARVIWYISIVYLIVGSLALWINGMLIGLKPDRALLHGMWVFMAAWSTGGFAPQSQNIMYYHSLSYELLTVALFVIGSFNFALHYAVWTRKKAEIRKNIEIISMTITVIITTILVMLGLMKLNTYPDFISMCRMGIYQLISGHTTTGFMTLYAKQFYNEWGDIALLAMIIAMLIGGSACSTAGGFKGLRIGIIFKTFMQDVKRMIIPESMVQIEKFHHIRDITLEDRHTRSAMLIVILYVITFTIGTTAGVLSGYPFLSSAFESASVTGNVGLSIGITQASMPDMLKAVYIAIMWVARLEFMSVLALAAFIISEVKVKWAK; this is translated from the coding sequence TTGACCAGGAACAAGCTTATTGACTTCGAGATTATTGGATATTTTGTCGGTAAAATTACTTTAGGCATAGGGCTTATACAGGTAGTTCCTCTTGTTACAGCATTGGCTTACGGAGAGTGGGACATATTTTTGAACTTTGTAATAGGCAGTTCCTCCTCTTTAATATGCGGTAACGTACTTGTCATGCTTTGCAAGTCGGCAAAGGGTAAAAAGCTGGGCTGGGGTCATGGTATGGCAGTTGCAGCCCTTTCCTGGCTTTTGGGCATGATGCTCTGTGCCATACCCTATTATCTCTGCGGAAACTATTTATCGTTTTTAGATGCATGCTTTGATGTAATGAGCGGCTTCACCACAACAGGGCTGGTTCTTATACAGGACCTTGACCATGTTTCCAATGGAGTCAATATGTGGAGGCATATTTTAACCTATGTAGGCGGACAGGGGATGGTGGTATTAGCCCTTACTTTTCTTGTAAACGGCACCAACGGCGCCTATAAAATGTATGTCGGGGAAGCCAAAGATGAACAAATTCTCCCAAACGTCATAAGCACTGCCAGGGTAATATGGTATATCAGCATCGTTTATCTCATAGTTGGCTCTTTAGCATTATGGATTAACGGTATGTTAATAGGTCTGAAGCCTGACAGGGCTTTGCTCCATGGCATGTGGGTATTCATGGCTGCCTGGAGTACCGGAGGGTTTGCTCCCCAGTCACAAAACATAATGTATTACCACAGCCTTTCATATGAGCTGCTAACAGTAGCCCTTTTTGTAATAGGATCCTTCAACTTTGCCCTTCATTATGCGGTATGGACCAGAAAGAAGGCGGAAATCCGGAAAAATATAGAAATAATTTCCATGACCATTACGGTAATCATAACTACAATACTCGTTATGCTAGGGCTTATGAAGCTTAATACTTATCCGGATTTTATATCTATGTGCAGGATGGGCATTTATCAGCTCATCTCCGGCCATACTACCACAGGTTTTATGACCCTTTATGCAAAGCAATTTTATAATGAATGGGGAGATATTGCACTTCTCGCAATGATAATCGCAATGCTTATCGGCGGAAGCGCATGCTCTACAGCAGGAGGTTTTAAAGGCCTGAGAATAGGTATAATTTTTAAAACATTTATGCAGGATGTAAAGCGCATGATAATTCCCGAATCTATGGTGCAGATTGAAAAATTCCATCATATAAGGGATATTACCCTGGAAGACCGGCATACACGCAGTGCAATGTTAATAGTCATACTTTATGTGATAACATTCACTATAGGCACAACAGCCGGGGTGCTGAGCGGCTACCCGTTTTTAAGCTCAGCTTTTGAATCTGCATCTGTGACAGGAAACGTGGGGCTTAGCATTGGTATCACCCAAGCTTCTATGCCGGATATGCTGAAGGCGGTATATATAGCAATAATGTGGGTAGCAAGGCTTGAATTTATGTCTGTATTAGCCCTGGCTGCATTTATTATCAGTGAGGTGAAGGTGAAATGGGCAAAATAA
- a CDS encoding potassium channel family protein, with protein MHIIVIGCNKVGSNLAKALSEEGHDVVVIDSNPENFDQLGSGFNGITISGVPLDEDILRSAGIERANVLAAVTPDDNMNVVVSQIARDIFNVPRAITRVYDPERSLVFQQMGFTTICPTNLVVAQVKNIISQSSSSIWQSFGNKDVSLRYTAPDKKFIGKFIKSIVPNYNSFIFGVIKGNEFIFATPNLKVDDGDTMVVAEYL; from the coding sequence ATGCATATAATCGTTATAGGATGCAATAAAGTCGGCTCTAATTTAGCCAAGGCTTTATCTGAAGAAGGCCATGATGTGGTAGTAATAGACAGTAATCCGGAAAATTTTGATCAATTGGGTTCCGGCTTCAATGGAATAACAATTTCCGGAGTACCCCTTGATGAAGATATTTTAAGGTCTGCAGGTATCGAAAGGGCAAATGTTCTGGCTGCAGTAACTCCTGATGATAATATGAACGTCGTGGTCTCCCAAATTGCCAGGGATATTTTCAATGTACCAAGGGCCATCACGAGAGTTTATGACCCGGAAAGAAGCCTTGTTTTCCAGCAGATGGGATTTACCACAATTTGTCCGACAAACTTGGTGGTAGCCCAGGTTAAAAATATAATCAGTCAAAGCAGCAGCTCAATATGGCAATCTTTTGGAAATAAGGATGTAAGCCTTAGATATACCGCTCCAGATAAAAAGTTCATAGGAAAGTTCATTAAAAGCATTGTACCAAACTATAATTCATTTATATTCGGTGTTATTAAAGGCAATGAATTTATATTTGCCACACCTAATCTAAAAGTGGACGATGGAGATACCATGGTGGTGGCGGAATATCTATAG
- a CDS encoding sensor histidine kinase produces the protein MVKKIRKFNVPYTLIIFLCITAGGVSGVSLYRFNRVLYPIVLAIFSGAAGSFIIKLQQIKEKLAEGMRCEKNKLKDIINTMTDPVIMLDADYEIKILNNTCESLLGIKEISVLNKHFMDIVKDENLFGYILYSCSLHQNTEPKVICINSGGKDSYYNVLVKPIGDDIIIILRNLTHLKEIEKIKSNLISIISDEFRTPLTSLMIGISMFTNENIGYLGERQKKIIEIIQEDIEALSDLIEKLIQKSTIELNKYAFAMQQCNIASIIEECVNNLNEEAKDSGISLAYNAELNLPEINADCGQVVLVINSLLKNTLMYARSGESITISAFLASKNICISIKGSGEGIPAEYYESLFEKLADIKDNSFKIHSMGLEMAAVREIIEAHGGEIWYDSKPDFENVLTFTLPIHYR, from the coding sequence ATGGTTAAAAAAATAAGAAAATTTAACGTACCATATACCTTGATCATATTTTTGTGTATAACCGCCGGAGGTGTGTCGGGGGTTTCATTATACAGGTTTAACCGGGTTTTATATCCTATTGTGCTGGCCATTTTTTCAGGAGCCGCTGGAAGCTTTATTATAAAGCTGCAGCAGATTAAAGAAAAACTAGCTGAAGGGATGAGATGTGAAAAAAATAAATTAAAGGATATTATAAATACCATGACAGATCCTGTAATAATGCTGGATGCTGATTATGAAATTAAGATTTTAAATAATACATGTGAAAGCTTATTAGGTATAAAGGAAATCAGTGTACTAAATAAGCATTTTATGGATATTGTGAAGGATGAGAATTTGTTTGGGTACATTTTATATTCATGCTCTTTGCATCAAAATACAGAACCAAAGGTTATATGCATTAATTCCGGGGGAAAGGATAGCTATTATAATGTACTGGTCAAGCCTATAGGAGACGATATCATAATAATACTCCGGAATTTGACGCACTTAAAAGAAATTGAAAAAATAAAATCAAATCTTATATCAATAATTTCCGATGAGTTCAGAACGCCTTTAACATCGTTGATGATAGGAATAAGTATGTTTACAAATGAAAATATAGGATATTTAGGCGAAAGGCAGAAGAAGATAATTGAGATAATTCAGGAGGACATAGAAGCATTATCAGATTTGATAGAGAAGCTTATCCAAAAATCAACGATAGAACTTAATAAATATGCTTTTGCCATGCAGCAGTGTAATATTGCCAGTATTATTGAAGAGTGCGTAAATAACCTGAATGAGGAAGCAAAAGATAGCGGTATTAGTCTGGCATATAACGCGGAACTCAATTTACCGGAAATAAATGCGGATTGCGGTCAGGTTGTATTGGTAATTAACAGTCTGTTGAAAAACACCTTAATGTATGCAAGATCCGGAGAAAGTATTACTATCAGTGCCTTTTTAGCATCAAAAAATATATGTATTAGCATAAAGGGTTCAGGAGAGGGAATACCGGCCGAATATTATGAAAGCTTATTTGAGAAACTTGCAGACATTAAAGATAATAGCTTTAAAATTCATAGTATGGGGTTGGAGATGGCAGCCGTGAGGGAAATAATTGAAGCTCACGGGGGAGAGATATGGTATGATAGCAAGCCGGATTTCGAGAATGTATTGACGTTTACACTGCCTATTCACTATCGTTAA